The region AATTTCGGGCCAATAACCGACGGGGTAGAAATACAGCAGAAAAGAAGGCACAGATGCTGTGCCTGCCCTCATGATTGCATTCTCCAAACTGATTGTGTCTTCAAAAGCACTACATTTCCCATCCAAATATTAAACCCACATCTTTCGTCTTTTTGCCCTGCTAATCCCTACACACCTCTCCCAGAGAAATCAACCCAAAGAACATTGCCTCCCAAGTCCCTTGCTCTAACAGCCATTAGATCCCTCGACTTGCCAGAGAAACTGTGGGTGCCAGCTAACTTCTCTTCCACATGACAGTGATGCGTCTTAAGAATGAAGTCATTTCACATCACACCAGATAGCAAAGACCCAACCACAGGAGGTGATGGAAATGTATacctgcaaaaacaaaacaacttctagactgaagaacagGTGCAAGTTTTCAAGCAGCTCTGATCCATCAAGTATAAAGTGAGCAAACACTTGCACAGACACTGTGCCTGCCCTCTGCCACAACATACTTGGCTGGGAAGAActggtagccattttgttctctcaACTTTCTCTCATCATCTTGAAATATACCCTGACAGATGGGGTGGTGGAAGTCTCTTTTCCTTGCCACCCCTTACCAATAACCTTCATTCTGAATACAAAAGGGTGATAAAAGAGAGTTAAGGTTAACTCATTTATATTAAGTGAGGTCAGAAACTTTAAAAACCATCAAAACTTAGGTAGATCAGTTTTCATATCTGCAGAAAACAGCCCCAAAGTCTAACTGAATAGAATAAAATCAGCTTTGTGGTTGAAGCAGAAATCTCAGTCACTATCAACCACAACATTTGTCTTGTATGTTCTAAGCCTGTAAATAATTCTgagaaaatgatttttaaaatctcAACTGTTTGGACCAAAGGCAGTCTTCATAATAGTTCTTGAACTCAATATTTACTCTTAGGCCATCCAAGAAAGCAGGATACTTTTTTCTCCACTCCATGTGCCATTGTCCATTGGGAAACTACAATTAAGCAACTTGACAGACACATCATCAATGACTGGATAAGTTGTTTTGAACTCATTTTATCCAGTGTAAAAAGATGGGTGGTAGATAAACAATAGCCTTGAACGTGAGAAGAACTagcaattgggggagggggtttaccACTCACTTTAATGGGGTATCATTTAATTGAGCAATGCTCAATTAAATGTAGAAGCAACTGTCTTTACTAAGCTGGTACAGTATAAATAAGGTGTGCCCTGGATTCAGAAGGAGGGGGGAATGACTAATATTACCTCAGATCTATTGGCAAACTATAAAGCCATGGAGAGAAACCTTTATATGGAAAAACAATATCCAGACAAGGCAGGCAGAATACAGCCACCACACTAGGAAGAATCCACTAGATTTCAGCTACAAGTTCAGACCTTTAACCTTTAGGTAAAGCAAGAAAAGGAACATCTGGTATCAGCTGCAGTTGGAGGCAGGATATTGATCCAACTGGACCCAACTGAACATAGACAAAGAGTTGTCCATGAAATGACTTAACAAATAAATTATATTGAAGTCAACATTTGTGttgtaagacttttttttttctccctaaagCCCTGAAGTAATAACATTCTTCATTCCTCTCCTTAACTCCTTTCCATCCTTCATACTCTAAGGGCcccatcctttccaactttccagtgccaatgcagccctgctgtaagggaacaaacatacccttaccttgaggaaggctcAGTGACAAGATGTaccacacgccccattggcacagctgtgtcacagctggaaagttagataaaaCTGGGCCCTTGGTTATGTACCTAGCCTGTTTAAATGGCACACTGGATAACTAACAGGATGCTTTTCTCTACAGAATGCAAAGTCTGTTTCTATCCTCTACCTGCCATGCAATCCTTAAAATTTGGCAAAGTATTCACCTTCACTTCTTCCAGGCACCGGACAACCACAAAGAAGCAATAATACGCCTCTCATATCCTTGGACTGCCACTCACCAAGGTAGGAATCATGTGGAAATGAGGATGGTGGACCACAAACAGCAAGGAAGCCATTTGGTATTGCCACCTGACAAAAATATTGGCATGCACCGATCTCACCAATATGAAAAAGCATCACTGTCTCAACCATCACAGTCTATGTATCAAATGTGGGGAGAGGAAAGAATTGCTGAATGGTAGCATCCACAAAAGGGGGGGCTTTTAAAATTCTGCAGTTAACATGCATCtcctgtctgcctgtctgctcagagccATAGAATGATCTGTCCTGTATCCTTTGCAATTTTACTGAAGGTGGAAAAGAATGAAGAAAATTGAGGAGGCACATGGGAAGGCTGAGGAGTTTAAAGAAACTTTGGTCCATATCTTATCAACATTCCTGCTTTGGGAAGAGAGGGGTAGAACAGCCCCACAAGAGGCTTGAGAATGAAGACATTACCATGGGATGTTCCAGCCTCAGCTTAGGGAGTCTACAcctgattggggggggaggggattcaaAACACATTATCAAGAAAGGATGGGCTTGTGGAAAAACTAGCAGGTGCAGAGTGAGGGACATACAAGTGAACTGTAGATAGTATGGACAGCAAAACAACATATAGCCATGGCCTGGGATATGAAGCCACTAGTTCagcttgctttcctctttctgttTCCAACCTTGGGGTGAGTACACTCACAGATGGCACTGACTTGTGCCTGTATACCCTACACAGTTTCAGATCCGCTTGGAGTAAAGCTCTAGCTCAAGGGAAGATATTAGGTATCCATGCTGAGGATCTCATCTACACGAGAATGCAATGGTGCATTGGCTTGTGCAAGAATCCCAGCACTCTGGGGCACAGAGAAAGAGGCACCATTAATCTTAGGCCCATGCCACTTTTTAAATGGGGACAGCCAACTCTGTTTTAGCACTTCTTGTCTATGCTCTGAAGGCCAATTCAAAAAAAGAATAGAACACATGATACAGTGCTCCTGAGGACATACCATTTCaagatgcatttggggaaaggacATGCCTGGATGCTTTTCCATATCCAATACTGCATGTGGAAAGCCAGCAAGTCAGAGAGAAGATTCAGCTAGAAACTTTCTTCTGAACTTGTTTGTTTTCTATATGGAGAGATTTcacaggcccacacacattttgcttccttaaacgttacaccaattcctgggtataacTGGGAATCATATATTATGATTCACATAATTCAGTGCtcccttgcattaaaaaaaacaaaacaggcctacaaaatggagagaaaagtttttcccgaactttatggtggtttgatatgaatttggggtgccaaaaatggcatttgttttgccctatcacgtctagttttggagacacggcatagcctcttcagtgaatggttcaagtagcttcctcatgaggaagcctacaccatggcttcctcatgagaaagctgcttgaaccattcactaatgaggctacactatccctccaaaactagatagggcaaaacggatgccatttttggaatctgcaccccaaattcatatcaaaccaccataaagttcgggaaaaacttttctgactctcaattttgtaggcctgttttttttcaaatgcaaGGGAGCACTGAAATGTGAATCCTCCATCACATTGTGAACTAGTACAATTCTGGAGGGAAGACAGTAGAGACTCTATGGTGCACTATCATCTAGGCCATAGTCTGCCACACTATAGACCAAGGTTCAAGTAACCTCTTCCAAGTATCTATTCAGTCATGCATAAAACTTTCTTCTGTCAGTCGCCAGGCCCCTCTAGTTGCCATGGTCTTAAATGAGGACAGCCAGTCTACAGTCTTTATAAACATGAAGAAAGCACACAGATTAATAATCCCCCTCAGAAAGAAAGCAAGGCCCACACTAGCAGCTGGGTTCACAGGAACGCTTGGTGAGCAGTCTGGGAGGACTGTACCATCTggtgttcctccctcccccctgaatgCATTTAGTGGCTCTAACATGCCATTTTGATTAAAGGGAAGTGCCTCTCCTTTTCTTGCAAATGAGACCCTAGGTTGGCTTCACCTCCTGTCAGTATGTAGGTTGGGAACAGAAACACTCCCATTCCCCTATTGCCACCCCAAATCTAGATTCCCACTCAGTGGGAAATGGTTGGTAACTGCCACCTCCAACACAGCAATCATTATTGGTAGGAAAAGGTAACCTCTAAGTAGCCATCTTccatctcccccttcctccctctcattCATGCTAGGGAATCCAGGGTGGGCAGGACAATGCCTATTTCTTCTGGAGAACGAAGGTTCACCAGCACACCTTGCAGGCTACCTCTTCCCACACAGGTCCTCCTGCATTCCACCTCTAGTTCTACATAGCTTGCCCTCCCATGTACTTATGACTATAGAGTTGACTTccccccttccatccccaagtgtggCTTCTCACTGCTGACACGTGCACCTTACCTACTATATGGAAACCCTGCCCTGATGGTTCACAATAGCCTAGAACTACCCCCATGTCCCACCCAAAGGTATCAGGATAAGGGCAACCACCTTTTGTTGCTACCTCAACACTACGGCTGTTCCTTGTGGGCCCCCATAGCAGCAAAGCGCTCCATCTTGTGGATATGGCGGTGTTTCTTGAGGCCATAGGTGTTGGAGAAAGCTTCTCCGCAGGTGCTGCACTTAAAAGGCCGTCCACCTTGGTGGGCCTGAAGGTGTTTGCTGAAATACTTCGGGTCTTTGAAGAGCTTGAGGCAGGCCCCACATCGCAACTCGCGCTTGGCATCATGGGAGCGCTGGTGACGCAGGATGGATGACAGATAGAAGAAGCTCTTGGAGCAGCGGTCGCAACGGTAGACCTTCTCGCCCAGATGCACCCGCTGGTGTTCCAGAAGGTTGCTGCGGTAGCGGAAAGTCTTACCACAGGTGGGGCAACGCTGAGGCCGGGCAACCACATGGAGACGCTGATGTTCAGCGAGGCTGGATGACTGGGCAAAGCGCTTGTTGCAGAGAGCGCACTTATAGGCCCGCTCGCCAGTGTGGACTACTTTGTGCTGACGCAGGTACCATGAGCGTAGGAAGCCACGCCCACAGACGGCACAGCGATAAGGCCGCTCCTCTGTGTGACAGCGCTGGTGGCGCATCAGAAGGGCAGCCTCCCAGAAGCGCTTGCCACAGACAGGACAAGAGAAATGGCGCTTCTGCAAGTGGGTGCGGCGATGCAGCAGCAGGTCATAGGCCCCCGCAAAACTCTGTCCACACACTGAACAGGCTAATGTGCGACGCACCAGGTGCACATACTTGTGGGTCACAAGACCCAGGAAATGCTTGAAGGTCTGACCACAGATGGAGCAGGAGAAGCGTTCTCCACTTGGCAAAGTGGGATGATGGTCTTCAAAAGATGTCACGTTGTCCCCACCAGCCAGTCCATTCTCCagaggtgccactgctgctgctgtctcatCTGGTGGCAGGAGCCGCTCAGGAGCAGCCTGGTGGACCAGTTTGTGCCACATGAGGTTCTCAATGAAGCCAAAGCACTTGCCGCAGACATCACAAGGATATGGCTTCTCAGCTACATGGACTTCCTTGTGGCTCATGACATGAAAGAGATCAGGAAAACGCTCTCCACAGTCAGAACAGCCATAAGTCAACCCCTCAGGAGGTGGAGGCAGCGAAGGCCCCATAGGTGTCAGTGAGGGCCCCATGGGTGGCAAAGAACATGGCAGCTGCAACCGGTGGATCTGTTTGTGCCGGGTTAAGCTCTGCGGATAACCAAAAACCTTTCCACAGATCTCACACTTGTAGGGCCTCTCTCGTGTGTGTACcacatggtgcttgctgaggtgGAAGGATTCACGGAAGCGTTTCCCgcacacagcacactggtggggcttctcacctgtgtggatcCGCTCATGTCGCTTAAGTGTCTCCCGCCTCCCAAAGCCACGGCCACAGATCCCACAACAGAAGGTCTTGCCTGCCGCTGTCCCCACCAGCAACGGATGGGCACCCAAAAGCCCATATGAGGTTGGCTTAGTATCTCCTTCAGAGCCGGTAGCCTGTGGGTCTTGTGGAAGGAGATAGGTCCCTGGCGGCAGATAGGACAGGGCACTAGCATTGGTGCCATCTTTGGGCAGTTGGGCCCCCTCATGTTGAAGCTGCCGGTGGCGCAGGAGGTTCTGAGGCGCCACGTAGCCCTTGCCACAGATGTCACATTTATACTCTGGGCGTGGGGGTATGGTTCCAGGAGGAGCATGGGTTGCCTGGTGCTTCAGAAGGTAGGAGGTGTCTCGGAATTCCTTGCCACACACACCACACTGCACTCGCAACAGGTCTGAGTGGGTCCGTATGTGCCGCTTCAAGCTCTCACGGCGGTTGAAGCTCTTCTGGCAGACGGAACATGAGAATGGCTTCTCACCAGTGTGGATGATCTGATGCTGGTGCAAGTGGCTGGGCTTTTTGAACACTTTCCAGCAGAGAGAGCAGGTGAAAGGGCCCTCACCAATGGTGGGACCAAGGGCTGACGCAGCGGCTCCCCCAACTGGTGCTGGAACCGCCTGAGGGTTGCTGCTTTGGGCAGGCGGCTGGGCTGCTCCCTCAGCACCAGGAGTAGCTGTTGTGTTGGgggctacagcagcagcagcagctgccgccgccgccgtcgCTGCTGCCACACTggcagctgccgctgcatcctcaGTGTCTTTGTGACAGCGGCGATGGCGGATGAGGCTGGAGATGTGGTTGTAGGTGCGTCCGCAAGTGGTGCACTCATATGGCCGCTCACCCGTGTGCACCAACATGTGTTGCACCAAGTGAGATGACTGTTTGAACGACTTCTGACACACCCCACACGGGAAGCGCCGATCAATGAAGTATTTTAAGCGTCGGAAATAGTTCTTGTCGTCCTTGCCGGCCTGACTGTCGGCAGCTACAGTGGCGGTAGCTGGCGGTGGTGCCTGCCCACGTTTCAGGCTGCTGAAGAGGTGCTG is a window of Tiliqua scincoides isolate rTilSci1 chromosome 5, rTilSci1.hap2, whole genome shotgun sequence DNA encoding:
- the ZNF865 gene encoding zinc finger protein 865, yielding MEANAASDEGVHFQSYPFDFLEFLNHQRFEPMEAYNHEHAKAVAALPCPQPQYEYAQPPNAAPPAHFDRVPGSVSASKPKVEGPSSSSSSSASTANIQVKKAEAGTPAPQQQQQPPYSTPTVVPSAGQPLFDSTAAAAAAAAAYNTPQWGIVDLSGHQHLFSSLKRGQAPPPATATVAADSQAGKDDKNYFRRLKYFIDRRFPCGVCQKSFKQSSHLVQHMLVHTGERPYECTTCGRTYNHISSLIRHRRCHKDTEDAAAAASVAAATAAAAAAAAAVAPNTTATPGAEGAAQPPAQSSNPQAVPAPVGGAAASALGPTIGEGPFTCSLCWKVFKKPSHLHQHQIIHTGEKPFSCSVCQKSFNRRESLKRHIRTHSDLLRVQCGVCGKEFRDTSYLLKHQATHAPPGTIPPRPEYKCDICGKGYVAPQNLLRHRQLQHEGAQLPKDGTNASALSYLPPGTYLLPQDPQATGSEGDTKPTSYGLLGAHPLLVGTAAGKTFCCGICGRGFGRRETLKRHERIHTGEKPHQCAVCGKRFRESFHLSKHHVVHTRERPYKCEICGKVFGYPQSLTRHKQIHRLQLPCSLPPMGPSLTPMGPSLPPPPEGLTYGCSDCGERFPDLFHVMSHKEVHVAEKPYPCDVCGKCFGFIENLMWHKLVHQAAPERLLPPDETAAAVAPLENGLAGGDNVTSFEDHHPTLPSGERFSCSICGQTFKHFLGLVTHKYVHLVRRTLACSVCGQSFAGAYDLLLHRRTHLQKRHFSCPVCGKRFWEAALLMRHQRCHTEERPYRCAVCGRGFLRSWYLRQHKVVHTGERAYKCALCNKRFAQSSSLAEHQRLHVVARPQRCPTCGKTFRYRSNLLEHQRVHLGEKVYRCDRCSKSFFYLSSILRHQRSHDAKRELRCGACLKLFKDPKYFSKHLQAHQGGRPFKCSTCGEAFSNTYGLKKHRHIHKMERFAAMGAHKEQP